A single region of the Corallococcus silvisoli genome encodes:
- a CDS encoding DNA topoisomerase 3, translating to MRWDAMGESPGWDRTVSRDGGAEGGAARGGRGSVLAVVAEKPAVARDIARVLGATERGEGCLRGNGYVVTWALGHLVGLAQPHEIRPEWKRWHRSHLPMLPEDWPLVVSPQTKDQFEVVRRVMNAPEVAAVVCATDAGREGELIFRYIYAAAGCRKPVRRLWVSSLTERAIRDGFQHLKDGKAYAPLADAAMGRSRADWLVGMNLSRLYTLASGTYGNMLSVGRVQTPTLAMVVERELAIRDFVPRDYLEVVATFAPRGKGIPAGTRYQGTWFRSGPDGKPVIPPGFDSVREARRLDADGAEAGRIIDRVRGGSAVVESLDAETKRMPPPLLYDLTELQRHANRLFGFSAQHTLEVAQALYEKHKLLSYPRTASRHLSETVADTLPEVVRAIQAPYAEDLAPGTGERPLGKRYVDDAKVTDHHAIIPTLTPPSGVRLSPDEQRIYDLVCRRVLQAWHEDHVWKVTTVITAVTSKGAAGAVVDRFHSSGTQVERVGWKVLDLGGGQKAPRSRTEGRKNEDKEEEPEDEPQTLPPELQRGQAQTVEDVEAVKKRTRPPPRFTEATLLTAMESAGRTLDEKELADAMRDTGLGTPATRAAIIEVLLEREYLIRQGKRLEATEKGIQLIGVVHPDVKSPVMTGQWEAWLQRIERGQGALDAFLSGIEAYVREVVGQAPTSLPPAPAASSAGPGSPGGVSRSAERAPSPAGGRFEATRQHPAQGAAEELFRAREAASATVRSATRSTARNEVDASAGPSHGGGPGARHEGSTGGTFGAGAEARTIQGPPSGRTFAQGAEGHSPVVGLSSAPVAGAAPAHSAPVASRPASLRGQEPPPTIPSAEVRSAFVQASSEGFGRARRQPQGVTLGSGRPERVHRAPTPPDQLRGLLKAAFGFSDFRPYQEEVCRAATSGEDLLLVMPTGAGKSLCYQLPGLARAGTTVVVSPLIALMEDQVLRLQSLGFAADRIHSGRDRATSRQVCAEYLEGRLDFLFIAPERLGVPGFVELLARRTPSLIAIDEAHCISQWGHDFRPDYRLLGSRLPLLRPAPVVALTATATPDVQKDIVQQLGLRGSRGGAAHTFIHGFRRTNIAIEVRELNPGARGDAILSLLKNPEHRPAIVYASTRKHAEQYAELLAHDFHTAPYHAGLQPSDRDRIQAAFLKGHLEVIVATTAFGMGIDKPDVRTVIHAALPASLEGYYQELGRAGRDGKDSRAVLLHAFVDRRTHEFFHRRDYPDPSLLERIYQATSNELEPKASIQARVRGDPELFDKALEQLWIHGGVEMTPDEDVRRGRAGWAVAYIAQRERKQLHLEQMGRYAEAHDCRMRHLVAHFGDVQDSGAACGLCDVCAPETCAVVRFEEPSALESHALGRILEALHARDGQATGRLHRELFGEQLHRRDFERLVGGLVRAGLVRLDSDSFDKDGQVILFQRLSLTDAGRRARVIAPGQVVLPQAREVASKKRKGRTASAATKRTSRKRAGASAEAAPRGRGKRATATTARRGAEPWAPRAVPSDADLHQEAFPTQAGRSGWKARATPESSAGPRASWNASRHTPEPNYSAPPASPALVETLKAWRLTEARKRKVPAFRILTDRVLDAIASARPSSGAELLSIHGVGPALTERYGTQILSLVSRRR from the coding sequence ATGAGGTGGGATGCGATGGGCGAGTCGCCCGGATGGGACAGGACGGTGTCGCGGGACGGGGGCGCGGAAGGCGGCGCGGCTCGCGGTGGGCGGGGCTCCGTCCTCGCCGTGGTGGCGGAGAAGCCGGCCGTGGCGCGCGACATCGCCCGGGTGCTGGGCGCCACCGAGCGCGGTGAAGGCTGCCTGCGCGGCAACGGCTACGTCGTGACGTGGGCCCTGGGCCACCTGGTGGGGCTGGCCCAGCCGCATGAAATCCGGCCCGAGTGGAAGCGCTGGCACCGCTCGCACCTGCCCATGCTGCCGGAGGACTGGCCGCTGGTGGTGTCCCCTCAGACGAAGGACCAGTTCGAGGTGGTCCGCCGCGTGATGAACGCGCCGGAGGTGGCGGCGGTGGTGTGCGCCACCGACGCCGGCCGAGAGGGCGAGCTCATCTTCCGGTACATCTACGCCGCCGCCGGGTGCCGCAAGCCGGTGCGGCGGCTGTGGGTGTCGTCACTCACCGAGCGCGCCATCCGCGACGGCTTCCAGCACCTCAAGGACGGGAAGGCCTACGCGCCCCTGGCCGACGCCGCCATGGGCCGCAGCCGCGCGGACTGGCTGGTGGGCATGAACCTGTCGCGCCTCTACACGCTGGCGAGCGGCACCTACGGGAACATGCTGTCCGTGGGCCGCGTGCAGACCCCCACGTTGGCCATGGTGGTCGAGCGCGAGCTGGCCATCCGCGACTTCGTGCCCCGCGACTACCTGGAGGTCGTGGCCACCTTCGCGCCGCGCGGCAAGGGCATCCCCGCGGGGACGCGCTACCAGGGCACGTGGTTCCGCTCGGGGCCGGACGGCAAGCCCGTGATTCCCCCCGGGTTCGACAGCGTGCGCGAGGCGCGCCGGCTGGACGCGGACGGCGCGGAAGCGGGGCGCATCATCGACCGCGTGCGCGGCGGCAGCGCGGTGGTGGAGTCGCTCGACGCGGAGACGAAGCGGATGCCGCCGCCGCTGCTCTACGACCTGACGGAGCTCCAGCGCCACGCCAACCGCCTGTTCGGCTTCAGCGCGCAGCACACGTTGGAGGTGGCGCAGGCGCTCTATGAGAAGCACAAGCTCTTGAGCTACCCGCGCACCGCCAGCCGGCACCTGTCGGAGACGGTGGCGGACACGCTGCCGGAGGTGGTGCGCGCCATCCAGGCGCCCTACGCGGAGGACCTGGCGCCGGGCACCGGCGAGCGTCCCCTGGGCAAGCGCTACGTGGACGACGCGAAGGTGACGGACCACCACGCCATCATCCCCACGCTCACGCCGCCGTCCGGCGTGCGACTGTCGCCGGATGAGCAGCGCATCTACGACCTCGTGTGCCGGCGGGTGCTCCAGGCGTGGCATGAGGACCACGTCTGGAAGGTCACCACGGTCATCACCGCGGTGACGTCGAAGGGGGCCGCGGGCGCGGTCGTGGACCGCTTCCACAGCTCGGGCACGCAGGTGGAGCGGGTGGGGTGGAAGGTGCTGGACCTGGGCGGTGGGCAGAAGGCGCCTCGCTCCCGGACCGAGGGCCGCAAGAACGAGGACAAGGAGGAGGAGCCGGAGGATGAGCCGCAGACGCTGCCTCCCGAGCTCCAGCGCGGACAGGCGCAGACGGTGGAGGACGTGGAGGCGGTGAAGAAGCGCACGCGCCCGCCTCCGCGCTTCACGGAAGCGACGCTGCTCACGGCGATGGAGTCGGCCGGACGCACCCTGGATGAGAAGGAGCTCGCGGACGCCATGCGCGACACGGGGCTGGGCACGCCCGCCACGCGCGCCGCCATCATCGAAGTGCTCCTCGAGCGCGAGTACCTCATCCGTCAGGGCAAGCGGCTGGAGGCCACGGAGAAGGGCATCCAGCTCATCGGGGTGGTGCATCCGGACGTGAAGTCCCCCGTGATGACCGGCCAGTGGGAGGCGTGGCTCCAGCGCATCGAGCGGGGTCAGGGCGCGCTGGACGCGTTCCTGAGCGGCATCGAGGCCTACGTGCGGGAGGTCGTGGGGCAGGCGCCCACGTCGTTGCCCCCCGCGCCCGCCGCGAGCAGCGCCGGACCGGGCAGCCCTGGTGGTGTCAGCCGTTCCGCTGAACGAGCGCCGTCACCGGCGGGCGGACGCTTCGAGGCCACCCGGCAACATCCCGCGCAGGGCGCCGCCGAAGAACTCTTCCGGGCGCGGGAGGCCGCGTCCGCCACCGTGCGAAGCGCCACCCGCTCCACTGCGCGGAACGAAGTCGATGCGTCCGCGGGCCCGTCTCATGGAGGCGGCCCTGGCGCGCGGCATGAAGGGAGCACGGGCGGCACCTTCGGTGCTGGCGCCGAAGCTCGGACCATTCAGGGACCTCCCTCGGGACGCACCTTCGCTCAGGGAGCCGAGGGACACTCTCCGGTGGTGGGCCTCTCCTCGGCTCCGGTCGCTGGCGCGGCTCCGGCGCACTCCGCCCCGGTGGCCTCACGGCCCGCGTCGCTCCGGGGCCAGGAGCCTCCTCCCACGATTCCCTCCGCGGAGGTGCGCTCCGCGTTCGTGCAGGCCTCCTCCGAGGGCTTCGGCCGGGCCCGCCGCCAGCCCCAGGGTGTGACGCTGGGCAGCGGCCGTCCGGAGCGGGTGCACCGCGCGCCCACGCCGCCGGACCAGCTGCGGGGCCTGCTCAAGGCGGCGTTCGGCTTCTCCGACTTCCGTCCGTACCAGGAAGAGGTGTGCCGCGCGGCCACGTCCGGCGAGGACCTGCTGCTGGTGATGCCCACGGGCGCGGGCAAGTCGCTGTGCTACCAGCTCCCGGGGCTCGCGCGCGCGGGCACCACGGTCGTCGTCAGTCCGCTCATCGCGCTGATGGAGGACCAGGTGCTGCGGCTCCAGTCGCTGGGGTTCGCGGCGGACCGCATCCACTCCGGCCGGGACCGGGCCACCTCCCGGCAGGTCTGCGCCGAGTACCTCGAAGGCCGCCTGGACTTCCTCTTCATCGCGCCCGAGCGCCTGGGGGTCCCTGGCTTCGTGGAGCTGCTGGCCCGCCGCACGCCCTCGCTCATCGCCATCGACGAGGCGCACTGCATCTCGCAGTGGGGCCACGACTTCCGTCCGGACTACCGGCTGCTCGGCTCCCGCCTGCCGCTGCTGCGCCCGGCCCCGGTGGTGGCGCTCACCGCCACCGCCACGCCGGACGTGCAGAAGGACATCGTCCAGCAGCTGGGGCTGAGGGGTTCCCGGGGCGGCGCCGCGCACACCTTCATCCACGGCTTCCGCCGCACCAACATCGCCATCGAGGTCCGGGAGCTGAACCCCGGCGCGCGCGGCGACGCCATCCTGTCGCTGCTCAAGAACCCGGAGCACCGCCCCGCCATCGTCTACGCGTCCACGCGCAAGCACGCGGAGCAGTACGCGGAGCTGCTCGCGCACGACTTCCACACCGCGCCGTACCACGCGGGCCTCCAGCCCTCGGACCGCGACCGCATCCAGGCCGCCTTCCTGAAGGGCCACCTGGAGGTCATCGTCGCCACGACGGCGTTCGGCATGGGCATCGACAAGCCGGACGTGCGCACCGTCATTCACGCGGCGCTGCCCGCGAGCCTGGAGGGCTACTACCAGGAGCTGGGCCGCGCGGGGCGCGACGGGAAGGACTCGCGCGCGGTGCTGCTGCACGCGTTCGTGGACCGGCGCACGCACGAGTTCTTCCACCGCCGCGACTACCCGGACCCCTCGCTCCTGGAGCGCATCTACCAGGCCACGTCCAACGAACTGGAGCCCAAGGCCTCCATCCAGGCCCGCGTGCGGGGGGACCCGGAGCTGTTCGACAAGGCGCTCGAACAGCTGTGGATCCACGGCGGCGTGGAGATGACGCCGGACGAGGACGTGCGGCGCGGGCGCGCGGGCTGGGCGGTGGCGTACATCGCGCAGCGCGAGCGCAAGCAGCTGCACCTGGAGCAGATGGGTCGGTACGCGGAGGCGCACGACTGCCGCATGCGGCACCTGGTCGCGCACTTCGGCGATGTGCAGGACTCCGGCGCGGCGTGCGGCCTGTGTGACGTGTGCGCCCCGGAGACGTGCGCGGTGGTGCGCTTCGAGGAGCCCTCCGCGCTGGAGTCGCACGCGCTGGGCCGCATCCTGGAAGCCCTGCACGCGCGCGACGGACAGGCCACCGGACGGCTTCACCGGGAGCTGTTCGGGGAGCAGCTCCACCGGCGCGACTTCGAGCGGCTCGTGGGGGGACTGGTGCGCGCGGGGCTGGTGCGCCTGGACTCGGACTCCTTCGACAAGGACGGCCAGGTCATCCTCTTCCAAAGGCTGTCCCTGACGGACGCGGGCCGCCGCGCGCGCGTCATCGCGCCCGGACAGGTGGTGCTGCCACAGGCGCGCGAGGTCGCCTCCAAGAAGCGCAAGGGCCGCACCGCCTCCGCTGCCACGAAGCGCACCTCGCGCAAGCGCGCGGGCGCCAGTGCGGAGGCCGCGCCCCGGGGACGCGGGAAGCGCGCCACGGCCACGACGGCTCGCCGCGGGGCCGAGCCGTGGGCGCCGCGCGCCGTCCCCAGCGACGCGGACCTCCACCAGGAGGCCTTCCCCACGCAGGCGGGCCGGAGCGGCTGGAAGGCCCGCGCCACGCCGGAGTCCTCCGCCGGTCCCCGGGCCTCGTGGAACGCCTCCCGCCACACCCCCGAGCCGAACTACTCGGCACCGCCCGCGTCCCCCGCCCTGGTGGAGACCCTCAAGGCGTGGCGCCTCACGGAGGCCCGCAAGCGCAAGGTCCCCGCCTTCCGCATCCTCACCGACCGCGTGCTGGATGCCATCGCCAGTGCCCGGCCCTCCAGCGGCGCGGAGCTGCTGTCCATCCACGGCGTGGGCCCCGCCCTCACCGAACGCTACGGCACGCAGATCCTCTCCCTGGTGTCCCGCCGCCGCTAG